A region of Meleagris gallopavo isolate NT-WF06-2002-E0010 breed Aviagen turkey brand Nicholas breeding stock chromosome 29, Turkey_5.1, whole genome shotgun sequence DNA encodes the following proteins:
- the LOC100548675 gene encoding feather keratin 1-like: MSCYDQCVPRLPCQPCGPTPLGSSCNEPCVRQCQDSNVFIQPSPVVVTLPGPILSSFPQNTAVGSSTSAAVGSILSSEGVPISSGGFGLSGFGSRFSGRRFFPC; the protein is encoded by the coding sequence ATGTCCTGCTACGACCAGTGCGTGCCACGcctgccctgccagccctgcgggcccacccctctgggcagcagctgcaacgagccctgcgtcaggcagtgccaggactccaACGTCTTCATCCAaccctctcccgtggtggtgaccctgcccggacccatcctcagctccttcccgcagaacaccgccgtcggatcctccacctccgctgccgttggcagcatcctcagctctgagggtgTGCCCATCTCCTCTGGAGGCTTTGGCCTCTCTGGCTTTGGCAGCCGCTTCAGTGGCAGGAGGTTCTTCCCCTGCTAA